A genomic window from Archaeoglobus profundus DSM 5631 includes:
- a CDS encoding RNA 2'-phosphotransferase, with translation MKPLGVCKNCGDFEGMCKCGKGKILIDGEKRERISKFLSGLLRHYPHSFGLKVDEFGWVDLKEVLKILKERYGVGRKVVELIVKFDPKGRFEIKDGKIRARYGHSIDVKVDWSEAEEIPEKLYHGTSPKNLESILKEGLKPMRRKEVHLSATIEDAIEVGRRHHPQPVVLEIYTECLIKHGLSVRKKGSVYTTDYVPPQCLKVLDMK, from the coding sequence GTGAAGCCCCTGGGAGTCTGCAAGAACTGTGGAGATTTTGAAGGAATGTGTAAATGTGGGAAGGGGAAGATTTTGATAGATGGTGAGAAAAGAGAAAGAATTAGTAAGTTTTTGAGCGGTCTTTTGAGGCATTATCCTCATAGCTTTGGCTTAAAAGTAGATGAATTTGGATGGGTTGATTTGAAGGAAGTCCTCAAGATCTTAAAGGAAAGATACGGCGTAGGGAGGAAGGTTGTTGAACTTATAGTTAAGTTCGATCCTAAAGGTAGGTTCGAAATAAAAGATGGGAAGATAAGGGCAAGGTACGGGCACAGCATCGACGTCAAAGTTGATTGGAGCGAAGCTGAAGAAATTCCTGAAAAGTTATATCATGGCACCAGCCCTAAAAATCTGGAATCAATTTTAAAGGAGGGTTTGAAGCCTATGAGAAGAAAGGAGGTTCACCTCAGCGCCACAATAGAGGATGCGATAGAAGTTGGCAGGAGACATCATCCACAGCCAGTTGTCTTGGAGATATATACTGAATGTCTGATTAAGCACGGACTGAGCGTTAGGAAGAAGGGAAGTGTTTACACAACAGATTACGTTCCGCCCCAGTGCTTGAAAGTGCTTGATATGAAGTAA
- a CDS encoding deoxyhypusine synthase, translating to MKVGDIQLKSGMTVNELIKELYKSGGFTAKDLAVAVDIFEEMIKDEECTVFLSFPACIIATGTRGVIKELVKRRLVDVIVTTCGTLDHDLARIWKDYYHGSFMLDDVELYKKGIHRIGNVLTPKESYGLILEEKLQPIFEDIYNEGKRRISTRELIWEVGKRIEGEENADSSIVYWCYKNKIPVFVPGITDGAFGSQLWLFYQTHKDFIVDVLKDEDELSEIIFNAKRSGALIVGGGISKHHTIWWNQFKDGLDYVVYITTAVEWDGSLSGARVREAISWGKVSESAKSVNVYGDATVLLPLIVASILERL from the coding sequence ATGAAGGTCGGGGACATCCAGCTCAAAAGTGGAATGACTGTCAACGAACTCATCAAGGAGCTTTATAAATCCGGTGGCTTTACCGCAAAGGATCTAGCCGTTGCAGTAGACATCTTTGAAGAAATGATAAAAGATGAAGAGTGTACAGTATTTCTGTCTTTTCCAGCGTGTATAATTGCAACTGGTACGAGAGGAGTAATTAAGGAGCTTGTTAAAAGAAGGCTTGTCGATGTGATAGTAACGACATGCGGTACTTTAGATCATGACCTTGCGAGGATTTGGAAGGACTATTATCACGGCTCATTCATGCTAGACGATGTTGAGCTCTATAAGAAGGGAATTCACAGAATTGGAAATGTTCTAACTCCGAAGGAAAGCTACGGGCTAATTTTGGAGGAGAAGCTTCAGCCGATATTTGAAGACATTTACAACGAGGGAAAAAGAAGGATTTCGACGAGAGAACTCATATGGGAGGTAGGGAAAAGAATTGAGGGTGAAGAGAATGCCGATAGCTCGATAGTTTACTGGTGCTACAAAAACAAAATTCCAGTATTTGTTCCCGGCATAACCGATGGAGCTTTTGGAAGTCAGCTTTGGCTGTTTTATCAGACTCACAAAGATTTTATCGTGGATGTTTTAAAAGATGAGGACGAACTGAGCGAGATAATCTTTAATGCGAAAAGATCTGGCGCTCTTATAGTTGGGGGAGGAATTAGTAAGCACCATACGATCTGGTGGAATCAGTTCAAAGATGGCTTGGACTACGTAGTGTACATTACTACAGCAGTCGAATGGGATGGTAGCCTGAGCGGTGCAAGAGTTAGAGAGGCAATTTCGTGGGGAAAGGTTAGTGAGAGTGCTAAGAGTGTGAACGTTTACGGAGATGCAACTGTCCTTTTACCACTAATCGTTGCGAGCATCCTAGAGAGATTATAA
- a CDS encoding NAD(P)/FAD-dependent oxidoreductase, translating to MKKFDVIIVGAGPGGLFAGYKLAGKLSVAIFDMGRDIDKRKCPSDLSQSFCQKCKPCNITYGVGGAGGLSDGKLNYPIPEFPSSFTVGGDLLGLVDTEYLLKKMEEVDEIFLKHGAPDEVYGTDMEKVNEFLRKANSAGIEFVPLKQRHVGSDELPKVIKSIEKYLKDNGVKIYTRKTVVDINPKEKVITLKNGEKYAYDYLIIGVGRGGSEWLEKWVKQYNIAVSEKAKFIDVGVRVEVPASIMDEITSVIYDPKLRVLTKRHDDYVRTFCTCPRGWVIREDYGDFCLVNGHSKAKEKTNNTNFALLGHYEFTEPFEEPNEWGRDLARITTKLGGGNPIVQRLRDLRLGRRSTERRIANNRLVQPTLKTAIPGDISLAYPGRVIDDIIDALEALDKVIPGVADDSTLLYAPEIKFYSLRLKVNSEMETSIPNVYAIGDGAGVSRGIVGAAVTGLIAAESILRKAKKSS from the coding sequence ATGAAGAAGTTTGATGTTATTATAGTGGGAGCCGGTCCAGGGGGGCTTTTTGCCGGATACAAGCTTGCTGGAAAATTGAGCGTAGCAATTTTCGACATGGGTAGAGACATAGACAAAAGGAAGTGTCCGAGTGACCTTTCTCAGAGCTTTTGCCAAAAGTGCAAGCCGTGCAATATAACTTACGGCGTTGGAGGGGCTGGCGGTCTATCTGATGGTAAACTGAACTACCCCATTCCAGAGTTTCCATCGAGCTTTACAGTGGGGGGTGATTTACTCGGTCTCGTCGATACTGAATATCTGCTGAAGAAGATGGAGGAAGTGGACGAGATTTTTCTCAAACACGGAGCGCCGGATGAGGTCTATGGAACGGATATGGAAAAAGTAAACGAGTTTCTGAGAAAAGCGAACTCAGCTGGCATAGAATTCGTTCCTCTCAAGCAGAGACACGTTGGAAGCGATGAACTTCCAAAGGTCATAAAGAGCATAGAAAAGTACCTCAAGGACAACGGTGTAAAGATCTACACGAGAAAGACTGTCGTAGACATAAATCCAAAAGAGAAAGTAATAACGTTGAAGAACGGTGAAAAGTATGCATACGACTATCTCATCATAGGTGTTGGAAGGGGAGGATCGGAATGGCTGGAGAAGTGGGTCAAGCAGTACAACATAGCTGTAAGTGAGAAAGCGAAGTTCATAGATGTCGGTGTCAGAGTTGAGGTTCCAGCTTCAATAATGGACGAAATAACATCTGTCATCTATGATCCAAAGCTGAGAGTTCTGACGAAAAGACATGACGACTATGTAAGGACGTTCTGCACTTGTCCGAGAGGTTGGGTTATAAGAGAAGACTACGGAGACTTCTGCTTAGTCAATGGACACAGTAAGGCCAAGGAGAAGACGAACAACACGAACTTTGCCTTGCTTGGTCACTATGAATTCACGGAGCCTTTCGAGGAGCCTAACGAATGGGGTAGAGATCTGGCTAGAATAACCACAAAGCTTGGAGGAGGAAATCCAATAGTCCAAAGACTTAGAGACCTTAGACTGGGTAGAAGGAGCACTGAAAGAAGAATAGCAAACAACCGTTTAGTCCAGCCAACGCTTAAGACTGCAATTCCCGGAGATATAAGTCTGGCCTATCCCGGTAGAGTCATAGACGATATAATCGACGCCCTAGAGGCTTTGGATAAGGTGATACCCGGTGTTGCTGACGATTCTACACTGCTCTATGCTCCAGAGATAAAGTTCTACTCGCTTAGGCTCAAAGTCAACAGCGAGATGGAAACAAGCATTCCCAACGTCTACGCAATAGGGGACGGAGCGGGAGTGAGTAGGGGAATCGTTGGTGCAGCAGTAACGGGATTGATAGCAGCTGAGAGCATACTCAGGAAGGCTAAGAAGTCAAGTTGA